The following are encoded in a window of Dioscorea cayenensis subsp. rotundata cultivar TDr96_F1 chromosome 16, TDr96_F1_v2_PseudoChromosome.rev07_lg8_w22 25.fasta, whole genome shotgun sequence genomic DNA:
- the LOC120278482 gene encoding uncharacterized protein LOC120278482, with amino-acid sequence MTLHLANHSVRKPLGVVENVLMKVNKVIILVDFMILDVDDDVEVPLILRHLFLNTSSVLIDAKGGKMMLRVGQEQVVFTLPDVMKHTLDHDDMLYFTDETDLIISDCVQEVLALNLLDEYLDKIEVKEVEE; translated from the coding sequence ATGACCCTACATCTAGCAAATCATTCAGTGAGAAAACCCCTAGGAGTGGTTGAGAATGTGCTCATGAAAGTTAATAAAGTCATTATTCTGGTGGACTTCATGATCCTTGATGTGGATGACGATGTCGAAGTCCCTTTGATCCTCAGGCATCTATTCCTCAATACTTCAAGTGTTTTGATTGATGCAAAGGGAGGAAAGATGATGTTGAGAGTAGGGCAAGAACAAGTGGTCTTCACTCTTCCAGATGTTATGAAGCACACActagaccatgatgacatgtTGTATTTCACCGATGAGACTGACTTGattatttctgattgtgtgcaggaggtcttGGCATTAAACCTTTTGGATGAGTATTTGGATAAGATAGAAGTCAAGGAAGTTGAAGAATAA